One genomic region from Magallana gigas chromosome 3, xbMagGiga1.1, whole genome shotgun sequence encodes:
- the LOC105343133 gene encoding uncharacterized protein — protein sequence MDFTMLLLLICVGFPLCSALMCTQCHSLTATSVMNMGTVFQSILPNLHDPQCGLAYHSLMTTTPTPMQPFNQQPVLPTTCTLSAVGGTNTEIRCGFYKGYIEVMSQDGIGTASLNVFSMTCYNVDINVDWGCTAREFPLPGDNLHFENILQSKFSNTVVLTRFVGSVCYCRRTDCTDVINGSSKLTPPVLWSALLGLLLVLVKKYQY from the exons atggaTTTTACCATGCTGCTTTTACTGATATGTGTTGGATTTCCGCTTTGCTCAG CTCTAATGTGTACACAATGTCACTCACTGACTGCAACAAGCGTCATGAACATGGGGACCGTGTTTCAGTCCATACTCCCCAATCTCCACGACCCCCAGTGTGGCCTGGCCTACCATAGCTTGATGaccaccacccccacccccatgcAGCCCTTCAATCAGCAGCCAGTGCTCCCAACCACCTGTACCCTCAGCGCAGTGGGGGGCACTAACACAGAGATCAGGTGTGGCTTCTACAAAGGATACATAGAGGTCATGTCTCAGGATGGCATAg GGACTGCTTCTCTGAACGTGTTCTCTATGACATGCTACAATGTTGACATCAATGTAGACTGGGGGTGCACGGCCCGCGAGTTTCCTCTTCCTGGGGACAATCTTCACTTCGAGAACATCCTGCAAAGTAAATTCTCCAACACGGTGGTGCTAACTCGCTTTGTGGGTAGTGTGTGTTACTGCCGCCGGACAGACTGCACAGATGTCATCAATGGCAGCTCCAAGTTAACTCCCCCGGTCCTTTGGAGTGCTCTACTTGGTCTTCTATTAGTACTTGTTAAGAAATATCAGTATTGA
- the LOC117692387 gene encoding uncharacterized protein isoform X2, producing the protein MDARQIQSSISEEVNRVVSRQQSELLSSLQNMMDSRLSVFQQNIQQISASQICKIEDNLNEHYVFRKKGNENQYKHEARVLTKLKEAREHLNCGSDDGVESAKSSIAEGIEMVKNRQKVIKLADSSQLGWKVVQEYQANPIADDSDDEKKMYRAQMRAERKVFNGRKRQRFEPYQKKPATVSRMETDERSTSSGKPGRCFDCGAKGHWSRDCTKKDDKANKISENLEKILPISNLALFNDISSIISPVGRLRSRYSEWEKIGSGKTILDIIKSGYKIPFKTNPSSIELNNNRSAREEPEFVTGEIRNLIEKGCVSRVREKPTVVNPLTVAKNRNGKRRLVLDCRHVNPHLHKFKFRYEDAVTAKEMLKMGDFMFTFDLKSAYHHIEIYEEHRQYLGFSWEENGKISYFVYNVLPFGISTAGYIFSKVLREPVRHLRSEGIKIITFLDDGIAAGSSFEVTSND; encoded by the exons ATGGACGCCAGACAAATACAAAGCTCAATTTCAGAAGAAGTAAACAGAGTTGTTTCACGTCAGCAGTCCGAATTGTTAAGTAGTTTGCAAAATATGATGGACAGTCGTTTGTcagtttttcaacaaaatattcaacaaatttCCGCGTCtcaaatatgcaaaattgagGACAATTTGAATGAACATTATGTGTTTCGTAAAAAAGGAAACGAGAATCAGTATAAGCATGAAGCCCGAGTGCTCACGAAGTTAAAGGAGGCCAGGGAACATTTAAACTGCGGGAGTGACGATGGAGTGGAGTCGGCAAAGAGCAGTATCGCTGAAGGTATTGAAATGGTTAAAAATCGCCAGAAAGTGATTAAGTTGGCAGATTCGTCTCAGCTTGGTTGGAAAGTAGTCCAGGAGTATCAAGCCAACCCCATAGCAGACGATTCGGACGATGAGAAGAAGATGTACAGAGCACAGATGAGAGCCGAGCGGAAAGTTTTCAACGGGAGAAAACGTCAGAGATTCGAACCCTATCAGAAGAAACCAGCGACCGTCTCCCGTATGGAGACAGATGAAAGATCAACGAGCAGTGGAAAACCCGGCAGATGTTTTGACTGCGGAGCTAAGGGACATTGGAGTCGGGATTGTACGAAGAAAGATGACAAAGCAAACAAGATAAgtgaaaatttagaaaaaattttGCCTATTTCAAATTTGGCGCtttttaatgatataagtaGTATCATATCTCCAGTTGGTCGTTTAAGATCACGTTACAGCGAATGGGAGAAAATTGGGTCAGGTAAAACaatattagatattataaaGTCAGGATATAAAATTCCATTCAAAACAAATCCTTCTTCTATTGAATTAAACAACAATAGGTCAGCGAGAGAGGAACCAGAATTCGTCACAGGTGAGATAAGGAATTTGATAGAAAAGGGATGTGTGTCACGGGTAAGGGAAAAACCTACAGTTGTAAATCCTTTGACGGTGGCCAAAAATAGAAACGGTAAGCGAAGGTTGGTACTGGATTGCAGGCACGTGAATCCTCATTTGCACAAGTTTAAGTTTAGATACGAAGATGCTGTCACTGCAAAAGAAATGCTTAAAATGGGAGACTTTATGTTTACTTTTGACTTAAAATCAGCCTATCACCATATAGAGATTTACGAGGAACACCGACAATATTTAGGTTTCTCATGGGAAGAAAATggcaaaatttcatatttcgtATACAATGTTTTACCATTTGGCATTTCCACAGCAgggtacattttttcaaaagttcttaGAGAACCGGTGAGGCATTTAAGATCAGaaggaataaaaattataacatttttagacGACGGTATAGCTGCAGGCAGCAGTTTCGAAGTGACATCAAAC GACTAG
- the LOC117692387 gene encoding uncharacterized protein isoform X1 produces the protein MDARQIQSSISEEVNRVVSRQQSELLSSLQNMMDSRLSVFQQNIQQISASQICKIEDNLNEHYVFRKKGNENQYKHEARVLTKLKEAREHLNCGSDDGVESAKSSIAEGIEMVKNRQKVIKLADSSQLGWKVVQEYQANPIADDSDDEKKMYRAQMRAERKVFNGRKRQRFEPYQKKPATVSRMETDERSTSSGKPGRCFDCGAKGHWSRDCTKKDDKANKISENLEKILPISNLALFNDISSIISPVGRLRSRYSEWEKIGSGKTILDIIKSGYKIPFKTNPSSIELNNNRSAREEPEFVTGEIRNLIEKGCVSRVREKPTVVNPLTVAKNRNGKRRLVLDCRHVNPHLHKFKFRYEDAVTAKEMLKMGDFMFTFDLKSAYHHIEIYEEHRQYLGFSWEENGKISYFVYNVLPFGISTAGYIFSKVLREPVRHLRSEGIKIITFLDDGIAAGSSFEVTSNVSYSIKMLFQNLGFLFADDKCNWIPSQNCDWLGLHWNTEKGQVHISNDRIYRLNLCLDTIHGED, from the exons ATGGACGCCAGACAAATACAAAGCTCAATTTCAGAAGAAGTAAACAGAGTTGTTTCACGTCAGCAGTCCGAATTGTTAAGTAGTTTGCAAAATATGATGGACAGTCGTTTGTcagtttttcaacaaaatattcaacaaatttCCGCGTCtcaaatatgcaaaattgagGACAATTTGAATGAACATTATGTGTTTCGTAAAAAAGGAAACGAGAATCAGTATAAGCATGAAGCCCGAGTGCTCACGAAGTTAAAGGAGGCCAGGGAACATTTAAACTGCGGGAGTGACGATGGAGTGGAGTCGGCAAAGAGCAGTATCGCTGAAGGTATTGAAATGGTTAAAAATCGCCAGAAAGTGATTAAGTTGGCAGATTCGTCTCAGCTTGGTTGGAAAGTAGTCCAGGAGTATCAAGCCAACCCCATAGCAGACGATTCGGACGATGAGAAGAAGATGTACAGAGCACAGATGAGAGCCGAGCGGAAAGTTTTCAACGGGAGAAAACGTCAGAGATTCGAACCCTATCAGAAGAAACCAGCGACCGTCTCCCGTATGGAGACAGATGAAAGATCAACGAGCAGTGGAAAACCCGGCAGATGTTTTGACTGCGGAGCTAAGGGACATTGGAGTCGGGATTGTACGAAGAAAGATGACAAAGCAAACAAGATAAgtgaaaatttagaaaaaattttGCCTATTTCAAATTTGGCGCtttttaatgatataagtaGTATCATATCTCCAGTTGGTCGTTTAAGATCACGTTACAGCGAATGGGAGAAAATTGGGTCAGGTAAAACaatattagatattataaaGTCAGGATATAAAATTCCATTCAAAACAAATCCTTCTTCTATTGAATTAAACAACAATAGGTCAGCGAGAGAGGAACCAGAATTCGTCACAGGTGAGATAAGGAATTTGATAGAAAAGGGATGTGTGTCACGGGTAAGGGAAAAACCTACAGTTGTAAATCCTTTGACGGTGGCCAAAAATAGAAACGGTAAGCGAAGGTTGGTACTGGATTGCAGGCACGTGAATCCTCATTTGCACAAGTTTAAGTTTAGATACGAAGATGCTGTCACTGCAAAAGAAATGCTTAAAATGGGAGACTTTATGTTTACTTTTGACTTAAAATCAGCCTATCACCATATAGAGATTTACGAGGAACACCGACAATATTTAGGTTTCTCATGGGAAGAAAATggcaaaatttcatatttcgtATACAATGTTTTACCATTTGGCATTTCCACAGCAgggtacattttttcaaaagttcttaGAGAACCGGTGAGGCATTTAAGATCAGaaggaataaaaattataacatttttagacGACGGTATAGCTGCAGGCAGCAGTTTCGAAGTGACATCAAACGTAagttattcaataaaaatgctttttcaaaatttgggtTTCTTGTTTGCAGACGACAAATGTAATTGGATTCCAAGTCAAAACTGTGATTGGTTAGGTTTGCATTGGAATACAGAGAAAGGTCAAGTTCACATCAGCAACGACAGAATTTATCGTCTAAATTTGTGTTTAGATACTATACATGGTGAG GACTAG
- the LOC105343134 gene encoding cytochrome b5 domain-containing protein 1 — MGRPKYFTPNEVSVHNTADDLWVSFLGKVYNLTPLCEKYKGDVLLKPIIQSAGKDISHWFNPKTKEIRTHVDPQTGCVIPYCPNGRFIHIPPPYPDADWANDFGRPWWRDEGYLVGILSKKTRHIKIINTLTSQDQVIEVCSEETMTEILARYLRYNAHAASYTWKYDGRNLDMDKTLEDNGIPDEDEEFYKLSMNDDTFLQAIHLYFNDDLTEA, encoded by the exons ATGGGGAGACCAAAATACTTCACGCCAAATGAGGTTTCAGTACATAACACAGCTGATGATTTATGGGTCTCGTTTTTGGGAAAAGTCTACAACTTAACACCCCTGTGTGAAAAATATAAAg gAGATGTTTTGTTGAAACCAATTATACAGTCAGCAGGAAAAGATATATCACATTGGtttaatccaaaaacaaaagaG ATCCGTACACATGTAGACCCACAGACTGGATGTGTCATTCCATACTGTCCAAATGGACGATTTATTCACATTCCCCCACCATATCCAGATGCTGACTGGGCAAATGATTTTGGGCGCCCTTGGTGGAGAGATGAGGGCTATCTTGTTggaattttgtcaaagaaaacaCGACACATTAAGATAATAAATACCTTAACATCACAAGACCAAGTGATTGAG gtGTGTTCAGAAGAAACAATGACAGAGATTTTGGCCCGATATCTCCGATACAATGCCCATGCTGCCAGCTACACATGGAAGTATGATGGCAGAAATCTGGATATGGACAAAACGCTGGAAGACAATGGTATTCCAGATGAGGATGAAGAGTTCTATAAACTCAGTATGAACGATGACACATTCCTCCAGGCAATCCATCTGTACTTCAATGATGACTTAACAGAGGCATAA
- the LOC105343135 gene encoding N-alpha-acetyltransferase 38, NatC auxiliary subunit isoform X2 has protein sequence MAGEVVEKKDTDKDASEGKKKLSSWLNKSMKVKMTDGRTLIGVFLCTDRERNVILGGCEEYLKPLEGNEKEEPRILGLAMIPGHHIVSISIDKSQLQDSEFQ, from the exons ATGGCAGGGGAAGTTGTG GAAAAGAAAGACACTGATAAAGATGCAAGTGAAGGGAAGAAGAAATTGTCCAGCTGGCTGAACAAAAGTATGAAGGTCAAAATGACAGATGGAAGAACTCTTATTG gtGTGTTCCTGTGCACAGACAGGGAAAGAAATGTCATTCTCGGAGGTTGTGAAGAGTACCTTAAACCACTAG AGGGTAATGAAAAAGAGGAGCCGCGTATATTGGGATTAGCCATGATTCCAGGTCACCATATTGTCAGCATCTCGATTGATAAGTCACAACTTCAGGACTCAGAATTTCAGTGA
- the LOC105343135 gene encoding N-alpha-acetyltransferase 38, NatC auxiliary subunit isoform X1, translating into MFFMEFYRYLKEKKDTDKDASEGKKKLSSWLNKSMKVKMTDGRTLIGVFLCTDRERNVILGGCEEYLKPLEGNEKEEPRILGLAMIPGHHIVSISIDKSQLQDSEFQ; encoded by the exons atgtttttcatgGAGTTTTATCGATATTTAAAG GAAAAGAAAGACACTGATAAAGATGCAAGTGAAGGGAAGAAGAAATTGTCCAGCTGGCTGAACAAAAGTATGAAGGTCAAAATGACAGATGGAAGAACTCTTATTG gtGTGTTCCTGTGCACAGACAGGGAAAGAAATGTCATTCTCGGAGGTTGTGAAGAGTACCTTAAACCACTAG AGGGTAATGAAAAAGAGGAGCCGCGTATATTGGGATTAGCCATGATTCCAGGTCACCATATTGTCAGCATCTCGATTGATAAGTCACAACTTCAGGACTCAGAATTTCAGTGA
- the LOC105343137 gene encoding uncharacterized PE-PGRS family protein PE_PGRS46: protein MFKLFLLCFSLTLWTCVTCYPTGAPLNGYGCHGHVRHNREGSLTDIYPPQYTQSPYKILVNTTHVHKGDIVEVTLYGQGKFDFFKGFIVQAFPADVFGDNPRPEGTWMLRGRSSKTMGCHHNADTVTHTNNQFKANLTMLWQAPVENLKDFRIRATIVKDAKTHWEGIMSPIITVEAHKDIPIPQPNPPSNPNPNTVTYITPSPPSTDNKETEKKALLDQLAKEVGADSASELLELLKAKVQEKDAKDQGIPVVTVPPVQKTDEIKKIANNDPVKEQKVEKMLEDTSLLGKVKGLFGGGGSGILGKVSGLLGGGGGINGIMKFLPIMMGMKNLGGLGGMLGGGGGPMGLLGGLLGGGGGGGGGLGGLLGGGGGSSNPLGGLLGGGGGSSNPMAGLLGGGGGGPLGGLLGGGGGGNPLGGLLGGGGSDPLSGLLGGMGGGQPGGMGGMMGGGSSPAGGLGGMLGALGGTGGLSGLLGGGAGAGNLGTASSLTRNSNRNNGLAAMLGVDPGATPNQAPRPELIEGTQSRAQPIDPLSSMIKSLSGNGGLSGILGNLGGGNSAPRQPYMGGQMGGFGQPPMGGQMGFGQNSLMGNNMGGPQYNPNPQYQMQQPNYQSNQMGFQQSQGMGQQNGNFGQFNPNSGVNQNQNMGSGQNYPQNFQGQNYPQNQNNYQQQQNFQQNQNGFQSNPNMQQNNNFAQGQNGGQFPNNNFNPNAGSGANGFGQNNFNPNQNNFNQNQNNFGPTAPSGQNQQQFPNNNNMGLNPSVGPNMNNGNQQPPSNNQFGGQPMVNPNIMPSNPNPQPQPPAPQPNPQPPAQPNPPQPQPPTEDLNLNSIFGGGGDTPDLSSIFAGMGGGAPPGGSGPSGGAGGMPDLSAILDGPAGGDISKMLGGKGIDMNQMAGMMNSPQGQQMMSKVKDMMSGPQGGQLMNAAMGMLQNGGLDGVLSGLGGGGGGGGLGALAGLLGKK, encoded by the exons TTACCTTGTACGGACAAGGGaagtttgatttcttcaaaggATTCATTGTGCAGGCGTTCCCTGCCGATGTATTTGGAGACAACCCCCGACCGGAGGGGACATGGATGCTTCGGGGCAGGTCCTCGAAAACCATGGGGTGTCACCATAACGCGGACACAGTGACACACACCAATAACCAGTTCAAGGCAAATCTAACCATGCTATGGCAAGCGCCAGTAGAGAACCTTAAAGACTTCAGAATACG aGCGACCATTGTAAAAGATGCCAAGACGCACTGGGAGGGAATTATGTCTCCAATAATTACCGTGGAGGCCCATAAAG ATATACCGATTCCTCAGCCCAATCCGCCATCCAATCCCAACCCCAACACAGTGACGTACATCACCCCATCGCCACCGTCAACCGACAACAAAGAAACGGAGAAGAAAGCTCTGCTGGACCAACTAGCGAAAGAGGTCGGTGCCGACAGCGCGTCAGAATTGCTGGAGCTGCTGAAAGCCAAGGTTCAAGAGAAAGACGCAAAAGACCAAGGGATTCCGGTAGTGACGGTTCCACCGGTCCAGAAGACAGACGAGATCAAGAAAATTGCTAACAACGACCCGGTGAAAGAACAGAAAGTCGAAAAAATGCTGGAGGACACCAGTTTGCTGGGAAAAGTCAAAGGCTTGTTCGGTGGAGGAGGATCAGGGATACTTGGGAAAGTGTCCGGACTTCTTGGAGGGGGAGGGGGAATCAATGGGATCATGAAATTCTTGCCAATAATGATGGGTATGAAAAATTTAGGCGGTCTTGGCGGAATGttgggagggggtgggggtccTATGGGATTACTGGGAGGGTTACTTGGCGGGGGAGGAGGGGGTGGTGGGGGATTAGGTGGGTTATTAGGAGGTGGGGGTGGTTCTTCAAATCCTTTAGGTGGGTTGCTTGGAGGTGGTGGAGGATCATCGAATCCCATGGCAGGTTTACTTGGGGGTGGAGGAGGAGGTCCACTCGGTGGTCTTTTAGGTGGTGGTGGGGGAGGGAATCCCCTGGGTGGATTGTTAGGAGGAGGTGGAAGTGATCCTCTCAGTGGTCTTTTAGGAGGCATGGGAGGAGGACAACCTGGTGGTATGGGAGGTATGATGGGAGGAGGAAGCAGTCCTGCAGGAGGCTTAGGAGGGATGTTAGGAGCACTGGGTGGTACAGGAGGCTTGAGTGGACTTCTAGGCGGAGGGGCAGGAGCAGGAAACCTGGGCACAGCATCATCTCTGACACGGAATTCAAACAGAAATAATGGATTAGCTGCAATGCTTGGTGTTGATCCTGGAGCCACACCAAATCAAGCACCAAGACCAGAACTGATTGAAGGTACTCAATCGAGAGCACAACCAATTGATCCACTGTCCTCCATGATTAAGAGTTTGAGTGGAAATGGGGGTCTGTCTGGAATTCTTGGAAACTTGGGAGGAGGAAACAGTGCTCCAAGACAGCCATACATGGGTGGACAGATGGGGGGATTTGGACAACCCCCTATGGGAGGACAAATGGGCTTTGGACAAAATTCCCTTATGGGAAATAACATGGGTGGACCCCAATACAACCCAAATCCCCAGTATCAGATGCAGCAACCCAATTATCAATCCAATCAAATGGGCTTCCAACAGTCTCAAGGAATGGGACAACAGAATGGGAATTTTGGTCAGTTTAACCCAAATAGTGGTGTCAACCAGAATCAGAATATGGGATCTGGACAGAACTATCCTCAAAACTTTCAAGGACAAAACTATCCACAAAATCAGAATAATTATCAACAACAGCAAAactttcaacaaaatcaaaatggttTTCAATCAAATCCCAACATGCAACAGAATAACAACTTTGCTCAAGGGCAAAATGGTGGCCAGTTCCCAAACAACAATTTTAATCCAAATGCCGGATCTGGTGCTAATGGCTTTGGTCAAAATAATTTCAAcccaaatcaaaataatttcaatcaaaatcaaaataactttggaccaACTGCTCCAAGTGGTCAGAACCAGCAACAGTTTCCTAATAACAACAACATGGGGCTAAATCCGAGTGTAGGACCAAACATGAATAATGGAAACCAGCAACCTCCATCTAACAACCAATTTGGTGGGCAGCCAATGGTCAATCCAAACATCATGCCATCAAATCCCAACCCACAACCACAGCCCCCAGCTCCACAACCTAACCCCCAGCCTCCAGCCCAGCCCAACCCACCCCAACCACAACCACCCACAGAGGATCTCAATCTCAACAGCATATTCGGAGGTGGTGGTGACACTCCTGACCTGAGCAGCATATTTGCTGGGATGGGTGGAGGAGCACCACCTGGAGGAAGTGGGCCAAGTGGCGGTGCAGGAGGAATGCCTGATCTGTCTGCAATTTTAGATGGCCCTGCAGGGGGTGACATTTCTAAAATGCTGGGAGGCAAGGGAATAGACATGAACCAGATGGCAGGGATGATGAACAGTCCTCAAGGTCAACAGATGATGTCAAAGGTCAAGGACATGATGAGTGGTCCACAAGGTGGTCAGCTGATGAATGCTGCAATGGGAATGCTCCAGAATGGAGGGTTGGACGGTGTTTTATCAGGGCTaggtgggggtgggggaggaGGGGGACTAGGAGCTTTGGCAGGATTACtgggtaaaaaataa